taaataaataaataaataaataaaaccattttaaaaacaagactctttttcattttcattttcatggcaagacaaactattttccttttctattttttttttgaaaaacaagatagaacaacgactcttttttttttctatttttcctttacttttaataaaacaaactaataagatattttttctcattttctcaaaaattcggcagagctttgacagtatttgggcagtggtttttttttttcaaaaataaacaatcaactccctaaccgctattttctttttttcaatttcgcAATATTCCTAATATTCAAAAGCCgatcaacacacaagtccgaatcaaataaatgcacaagtatcagcaagtaagatgcatcaagatggtcattttcattttttggtacacatgtcctagacagacccaacccctgtgttgagcctccaaagtcaaatgcacgtgatgcaaacaaacattcctactagggatccggcatgaagctgagttattctaggttcataacctgggtatttgttctagactgtacccgagcggacaactcgagtcgaggagggggctacgtaccggggacccgcgggatcgtccgactttgtaacttgtccggcctctttcttatttcaggtattgacactaacagaatagggagtctcgaccagcgagcttctccccggaggtaagaagagaagggtttcggcacagtttatatatacagtcaaataatatcaaagcggtaacacacatcattttgcacatgaaGCACATATCACAtaaaaatatcagataataaacaaagccaaatagaacaattattctaagctcgaatttctaaccctgaaccagtggttctgggtttagtatccccagtagagtcgccaaagctgtcacacctcctttttccgtccccgcgaggggtgaaggagttttttacaattaaaggacaatcgaaacgggatttgtttgtttatttcagagtcaccacttgggagattttagggtgtcccaagtcaccaatttaatcccaaatcgaggaaaagaatgacttttttcagtctgcgtaccagaaattcggataaggaattctgttaacccgggagaaggtgttaggcattaccgagttccgtggttctagcacggtcgctcaactgtcatattcggcttgattatctgattttatacaaatatgaacttatgggcaaattttaactttttaccgctttcagaattattattattattttttatagggaattgcaacattgtgaaaatgtatctcgaaccgcatcacaatcaatgtacccgtggtcaccgacacactttgactccgttgagatttggatttgggtcacataaatgtgcacccgagtttaagaaaattaaattattaaaggcgcgcctaaagtgactagcgtatcatttactttgggtagggccgtggaattttgctaaacggtccatcccgaagtctaagcaattttatagcaaatatttactgagggccccgcaattttgtatttttattcggcgaggctcatctcattcttattttttaaaaggaatttgcaacgtcatggacacgtatctcgaaccatgtcacaatcaatgtacccgtgattagagacacatttcgactccgctgagatttggatttgggtcacataaatgtgcacccgagtttaagaaagtaatttaattaaatcgcgtctaaagaggctaacgcgttattatctttggggaaggcagtgaatttcactaaacagtccatcccaaattctaagtatttattatgaccaattattgagggccccgcaatttgtattttttttatttgggcgaggctcgtctcattattttttttaaaggataatcttagaatgactacattttctatttttcgttttctctaaaataaatgaagaaaaggtcctacttttatttacatattttcgagttattatagttaagtttcgaaagtgagttgtttaaagagtttacatgggcaacgcatagaatattctacatacagacagaaaagaaagaaaagactacaataaattacaacttcaaatctttctcatttttgcattcatgcttcgagtggcttacaagatgaaccagtgtatcagtttgtgtacctggtatttggaaagcaaggaaagaagatgaagatcagtagaagcagcagtagtgcaaatacacagcaacaacaacaacccgaCAGCAGCAATTCGAATCATATTcgaggcccagaaaactttgaagaaaaaccgaacaactcaatagagcaaacccaaaagtttgtaaacaaactaaatagcaacaaaccacgcgtgtattaaacccgaaactaaactcgtttctcactttgttttttttttttttaactctctAACACTCTCTTAGGATTTTCAGAATGTTTCACTCTCTCAAAAGTAAAcctcaaaaatctttcaagtCTTCCAACTCTAAGTCTTAGTTTTTCAAGTGTAAAAGTCCTCCTCtaaaatgtgtcaaaatgactctatttataacaagactcttgtcttgaatccccaacccgaaatattcttTAATTGCATGTCTTGCCCccactaattaatgttttctttattttaaatcttgtacctcatgcttaacataaataattacattattctcaCCCCACtatattatgtcttgtcccccactatattaaacagttatatcaaccccaccccattacatcttgtcccccatgcttaacatagaTAGTTACATTATTCCCCtactaatttatgtcttgtcccccattatattaaataattattcaaatgttcaattccgaaaatacccctccgaccttactgaaattaccaatttacccctgaacgtactgcaatttaccaaattatcccatcagctataaccaattcacttaatcgatctcaaccaaaatacaacaaatatgaccaatttctaaacaaattcaacaacaaatctcatgaacacataTTGAATCATACAGCTTCacattaatgggaataagttaaccatatttggaaccaatcctggttaacttagaccaaaaatgaatgagcaaagagataacaatatcaacaacaaaatacatgattcaaactaaatcaacaaatcaaaaaccaaaaccaaaaactcacattaaatcattgGGGTTACAAActaacttcaaacaaagatgaacatgaattaaatctattttaaacaacaaacatgacggattcaaatgatttaaccaacattaacaatttctgaaaaaatacataacaacacatgaaacaaactgaagaaataattaattaaacttcaatttgaatctaacaacattaaactaataatttcacatgaacaaactgaaaaatcaacaaaacaatgaacacgaacaaaacaaaaatcaaacatttaccgattttagattcgagaatatcaaaacaaaatacggacgaaaagtgaaactcaaaacccactaaccggatcgaaacgatgaAGAACCTGAATGAGAACAAATCTGTCCGAAAACGATTATCGCACAAAGATAactcgacgccgaagacgaccacgaacgtaCGACCAAAGAAGGTATCATTCAAAAACGAGGCAGTGATAGAGATGAGGGGGAAAGGGCAGTCATTTTTGGACGTGAGGGTGGCGACTGGGTGAGCTGAAGAATGGCGAGGCAGCAGCTGCGTTTGTTGGGGTCGCTGGTTGATGCTGTCGAACGACGAGACCACAGCTGGGGGTGGTCGTTTGACGATGGAAGCTGGTGTcgactgaagaagatgaagaagcggACGACGACGAAGACACAAAAGCAGCAACAAAAACGAGATCAATGGAGGAGAAAAATGGCGGTGGAGAAGAAGACGCAGCGGCAGCCATGGGTGttgagctcaagctcgagcttgacgaagaagatgaagcagtggcGGCGGGGTCTATTTGGACGTAGTGGAAGCAACAATGGTGAAGCAACCATGGACGTTGGTTGTTTCTGCCATGGATGTCGAGACGAAGCtcgaaggtggtcgtttggttttaatggcgGACGGGGGGTCGACTTGGGTGGTCCGACGACGGGGGAAGCTGGACGAAATAGCAGGGGTCGTTTGGGCGTGAAGGAGAAGACGATGGAGGCTCGGGCAGCCATTGGAGGGGGAGCTTGGataggaagaagaaggagaggagATAAAGAGAGGGGGCAGATGGGTTAGTTTTTAgggtttggttttttttttgttttgtttttgttttgttttttttttttgggaaaaaatgaaaaatgaagaggggttatggggaggaccgggtcgacccattttgaaatggaccgggtcatggggaaggttgagtattttttgggcttgtggcttgaatttgaaagaagagcccaattccgattttctttatatttttgctctcttttcttcttttatttttctaaaactaaattctaaaaatccttaaattattattaagttataaaagcacaaattaactcccaataacaattaatgcataattaagtaataattaagcataaaattgtacatttggacattaaatgctaaaaatgcaaaagatgcctatttttgtaattttcaatttttgtaaaacaaacttaattactaacaattgtagaattaaatcctacatgcaaaatacgaaatatttttgtagttttattaatttaacaaataaacatgcacagacaaatacaaataattatccaaaaatgtcacaaaaactctcaaaattgaacaccaaggaaaatcattttattttgaattttttttgggagtaactctttcatagggcaaaaatcacgtgcttacacttatGTCTCATTTTCTTGACTTATGTTCAGTATGTGCTTAATGCTTAATATCTTCTGGCTCTATGAATACTTGCATTAGTTTGAGAGTCAGAATGAAACCATCcttagtgagtcatgtgccatgtgtgaagTGAGATTTTTGTGCAGTttatgtattgtacttgtgtctagaacttgcccggtatgtgagttgaaccGAAATTTTAAGTGATGCTCGATTTGAGAAATGATTTTAGGCTTTTTTTTGATCTTTTTGAGCTTATTGCTtaccataaataaaatttatcCCTAGTTACCCTTTTGAGCCAATAGACTTTTATTTTGCGCCAAAATTACAAGCCTAtgcccttttgttcttaattgatattgttttgatccttttacctcttaaagcaatCTAATTGTAAAATGagtgctaaaagaagtaagaagggacTAAGTGTGGGGTGACTTTTGAGCGGAACCAATGAAAGAAAGAAGGGTGCACTTATTTTGTAAAATAACACACCACTAgcggaaattgaaaaagaaaaaaaaagaagagaaaaatctggggaaaaaaaagaaagaaaaatatagatgAATAAATTATTTTCTTGTTCTTACTAGTGGGTATGAATTAAAGTActgcttaaagaagaaggaaacGTTTTTGGAGGTGATATTATTTGTGAAATTGAAGTGGTGTTGAAGAATTTGCGCGTAAGTTATTtggtgatgtgttaaagtgcttaggagggtgaaCTACTATTCCTATATATATCCTACCCATTCcatagcccacattacaaccatgaaaaagtcctaattgattttagatcgagagagcttacattagtagagatttacattaagggaaAGCCTATGGTACCAATTGTGTGCATGTgacttctttgtgagagtgagagaTTTCTTTTATATACAAGTGAGTTCTTAAACTAAATTTGATCATGAGATTCGATTCTCTTATTTTTGTTGTGAGGGCACATGGTTTTACGAGGGATAGGTAACATTTTTAGCTTTCTCTATGATGTTGGGTGTTCAAGCCACGAGTACATTGTGACATTGAGTCGGTTTGTGAGGCTAGGATAGTTATGAACATGTTGTTATTGTTTGAATATTTTTGAAGTATGGCGTAAGTTAAAGGGAGGTGTGTGGTGATTGCATATACTAGAGTTTAATTGTTGCTATCAACTATGGTCATTGGTGTAGAGTGcttaaaaatagagttatttattgGTTGACTCGAGGACGAACaacgtttaagtgtggggtgttgatgtttagcttaaagtatgTATATTTTTACGTGTATTGCCTCATGTTGTGCTCATTTCTCGTAGATTTCAGATGTATAATATAATAATTTGTGCTAatttgtggtatttctatatgtAGGAATTATTCGGATGCGATTTGGGACGAAAGCACGTGAATTGGAACAAAATGGGAAGAAAAGGCAAAAGTGCACATTTGAGGGCCACAGGTAGCTCCCCACGCTACCTGTGGCGCTCAAAACAGAATGCTAAAAAGTTGAGCGTTGGACCAGCGCCCCACGCTGTCCTGGACGCCAAAACATGAACATGTCCTATTTCGATCTAGACTCGGTTATTTCGACCCAAGACGTACTTAACTCACATAAAAGCCAACCTAAACAAATTTTGAGGGGAGATGACGTTTTTGAGAGGAAAACACAAGCATAGAGCTGCCGTGGAggccggaattcatcaagttccatctttcttccaccaaacttagtaatttttatgttttttgTATGATTAGTTGTTTGGCTActatgtctatgtggagctaaacttcacgttctaggatCGTGGTGcttcatgactattgttattaggatattgattttgatttcttagtttatcatattggtttcgaaaaagggttaaaaattcCCCTAAACTATtgaaaaggtttaaaaatatcattcattcaCCTATTGGGCTAAAATTATCCTTTCATCCACttttttggttcacttatgccctttgacTGTTAGGTTAatgctgaattaaaaataattattatttaaattcCACGTGACAACTTCTTATTGGTCGAAATTGAAACATCTAACCTATTAGAAAGATTAATCCATATCTAACCATTTCTCGGTTATCTATACCCCTACAGTCATACTTTGGAACAAAAATACTCCTATTTTGGATGGAGTGCCACGTGACAGCACCAAATTAAAACgactcatttctttttttttttaccttgcCCGTTTTTAAAAAAACCCACAACCCAaccattatttttattttttcagtttttttaaaaatttcagttttaaaaaacgaaaatatttttttcagtttttacaaatttgtttttccagtttttacaaaaaaaatgctttgaaaaaaatgagaaaaacttcaaaaaagaaaatattttgttgaaaatatttttttcagtttgtaaaaaaacgaaaatattttgttaaaaacaaaaaaaaagttcctatttttaccatttttttccagtttttacaaaaaaaaaaaaaaagctttaagaaaatcgaaaaaaatgaataaaaataaaatattttttttgtaaaaactgaaaaaataaaagaagactttactaaattagtggactactagtgcattgttttaaaaaaaatgaaaatattttgcaaaatattttcttttagttttacaaaaagaataataataatttttaattcagcattgacctaacggtcaaaggacataagtgaaccaaaaagtGGATGGAGGGGTATTTTTAACCCAATAGATGGATGAAGggtatttttaaaccttttccaatagtttaggggtatttttaacccttttccgtgttggtttatttatttaatcctgcacttaattatttgattgcttgatcactaattgaatactatctacgaatcttgaattgagctcgaaagtgggaattctagattgcatataggattgagtagagcaagttcttgaattCGGGCATTCGGGAATGGATTCAcgattaggatagacatatacctaattgccttgcttggttgatgtacaggaattataaatgcgttcttgttgattctaactTCATCtacatataggcgttaggttagttttaataggcaagtaagaactcgacagattttgatgagcaatattaaccctgtcaaccaataaactacataaattagttagtcaattcaattgaagaatacaataggaatgTTAGATAGCCCATGACCCTATATCATTTTCATTACATTGATATCATAAAAATATGTTTTTCCCTTGTTCAGAGTTCACcatttattttcctttattttgattAGTTTAGAATCGAATatttctaggtttaattcttgtttagataattagtatagtctaatttagttaatagttaatcacaagtacTCGTGGGTTCGACATCCGCTTTTAGTCACTTTTTTATTTGACGACTGCGTATACTTTCGTGTGCGTTTGACCACAACAATAGTATAAAGAATATTTACTCTATCATTGTTTTATTAGCAGTACACTACACTTTTAAGTTAACGCTTAGCTTGTTATAGTCATCTTTAAAAACTATATGTTATCAGCGCACAAAAGCTAAAAATCTACGAATTACACGTTGCTCTAGACTTTTGTGAATATGCCATTATACAAATGGTTTTTGATTAATATATGCGGGGCATAGTATGACCAGACCTTAGAAGAGGGAGTAAATATACTAAATTTAACCCACAATAAGAAATTGGCGACACTGATTGACCCCTTAGCCTTTGTGACAAGTGGTGCATATAAACAATTAATTGTTCATCCACCAACGGATGAAATACGCCTTGTGTAGATTTAATTTTGACAGCAACCTCCCGTCTCCGGATGAATCAAAGTCCCGCGTCATGTTTTAATACTCCCTCGGTTTAACTTTAGATGAGTTAGTTTAACTCaatacggagtttaagaaaaaagaagattttgaaaacttaTGGTCTTAAAAGTTTAAGGAGTAAAAGTTTTATGGAGCCATGACATTTGTGTCGTTATAAAAGCctttcattaagggtaaaatggataaaatgaagagtttaaagttgaactATTTCCGATtgtagaaatgtgtcattcttttttgaACGGATAAATAAGAAAAATGTGTCATCTATATTGAAACACATTACACTTTACTTTTTAGCATATCTCAAAAATAATGTCACACTTCCTTATTTAGAgataatttaacttttaaaattctAACTTTACCCTTAATAAAATGATTTATGACCACACAAATATCTATGGCTTATTTTAAACCACAAGGTTCAAAGGCCTTCCTTTCTTTCTTAAATACCGTTCCGAGCCAAATACCTCCACATAAATTGACACACTTAGAATAACATATGGTGGGATTgcttaaatttaaaaatataaaaaggaaagaaaaaggaaaaagagctGATTAGTAGAAAGGTAAGTTTTCACAAGTACACCAATGGGACGAAAAATTGCAAACagaaaacatgaaaataacaaaaatgtACCATATATTGGACGTTACTAGGAGTAAATCAATAGAAGGTTATAAAGCAACTAACAACAGGGCATACGATAACATAAGCGAACTGAATCACATGATAAAATAACGATCTACTTAAGCATAAGCAGGAACCTGAGTGCAAGCAAATTCATGGGAACTCCTAGGCATGAAATACAGGCATACAGCATACTGAAAACAGAAGTCAGTTGTATTATCATTCTTTTCCCTTAACTTTTCAGGGGTTAATTTAACAGGATCTCCAAAACGGATTACGAAGCTGTAGACTGACGCTAGTAAGGATCTTGCACGTTTTAAATACCACTCCATTACTCGCTCCATCCTGTCGGTCCTTACAGCTAAAAACTGTTACATGCAATTTGCTGTGACATGCCAACAATCTCGTTTGTTGCTGTATCAACCATAGGCACACTATTTATGTTGTGGACGTTTCATTTTGAGGAGATGAGAAATACCAGCCACAACATGCAGTCGGCTACTTGGCATGCCCGTCTTTGCAAGTGCCCTCCCGTATTTGTCCAGTAGAACGAAGCAAGGAACATACTTTATGTCATAATGGAGAAGCTGAATTGCAAACAGAAAGAAGTCGATCAAGCTGGAAAGTTAATCATTTCCAACATGACGTATATGGATTACTCCAAAGGCAATACAAAAGAGCGAAAACTTAAATCATTTCCAACATGAAGTATATGGATTACTCCAAAGGCAATACAAACTGACTGCACCAATCAAACAGCAGAAAGAATTCACTTTGATTTAATTACTTCATCTCGACTTTCCCTCCTTTTCAAAAGGGTAGTTTAACTTAGCTATCACCACAGAGTGGCTTTCAATTACATAAATCAACTTAACAGTCGCCAGAGAGTAACCAATCTCAACACAATAGAAGGTGCAAAGGACTGTGCGATGCTTTTAAGATCCACTTAGAATGACTGCTATGAGTTGTTACAACGAAAAAAACTTCAAAAGACAGAAATCTAGCGAACTTAAAGCATAAAGCCTAAACTGTAAAAAGTCTTTCTGCCTATTACCTTGCCAATTGAAGGATGACCATTTAATTTCAATTCTTCGCTGACAATATTTTGCAGTTTTACGTAACACATTGAAAAGATATGTCCTCTTAAACAATTTATCAGATCAATGCAATGCCCAGATTGCACTAAATCCCGATCAATTGATTCATGAATGTAACTTAACATAGTTATGATATCTTTATACATGGTAAAAGAGTCCATACTCAGTACTGAGTGCATTCAACACATGTCTAGTTTTGAATTAACAACAATATACCAAGATTATCAGCAGTGGCAGAGCCAACTTATGTGAACGGGTGTCAATTGACACCCCTCATCAAAAAATTACACTATGTAGCTAGGTAAAATTAATTTTATGTATATACACTATATGTTaacttccctttttttcttcctgtgtttacttttttatattttgacaccCCTTAGTAATATTCCTGCCTCTAACACTGATATCAAGTATAAATAACCTTTCAAtacagaaagaagaaaaggaccaTATCAACAACCAGACAACAAAAGAATGAGGCCCCTCTCAATTCTTGGAGTATGCAAAATCTAATATACATCCGTCCAACaacaaaatataaataaacagACTTGCAGAAGAATACAATGTATAGAGTATTAAGAGTACCTCAGGCAACCATTGGTCATTCTCTGCATCAGCCATAACAATGTTGAGCCAGTCAGAATTCCTGTTCTCAACCTCGTTAACGAAATTAACCAAAGAATTGCAGAGCCGGCACTTTGGGGAGTAAAATTCAATTACAGTACCCTCCTTTCCACTGGCCAAGGCAGACGCTAACGCACTCTGCTCGGCCTCCGCTTGGTCTGCAGGAGTCAATTTCTTCATCAACTTCAAGGTAGTGTTTTGGCCGACTCCACCATTCGACTGAAAATGGAATTCGGGTGATAAAGGTTGGGCTTTTGATACATTTTGGATTAAATTAAACACTCCAGAGCCAATAATCTTGAATGGTTTGAATAACCAGGGTGTTTCAAAGGTACAAGGCAGagggtttttagggttttggttATGGACATCCCATGGCCATTTTAAACAAAAGGGAGAGTACTTCGATGTAGAATCCATCTATTCCAAGAATTACACGTATTTACATCACAATAACAAGCTGACTTTCTTCAGCTACTCATTTGCAAGGCATTGTAGCAGGAACAAGCACCCACTCTGTGCTGCAACAACAGGACAAGCAACATGAACACACATAATCTGAAAATAATTAGGCAGGTTATAACTACTAACTTGACATAGTCGTTTGTTGTACCAAGATAATTTAAAGGAATTATGAAGTTTGACCTTCAAAATGATCTACTTAGTGGTCATTTTGCTGATGGTTTGGACTAAGTAATCATAGCATAAAATCCCACATAAGATAATACAGTGTTTGGTTGGCCATGTAAGAAAAAAATCATCACCGCATAACAAATCCTGCGTTTGGTTTGGCGGTATTAAATAATACATGCATTAAGTTATGCAAAAATCTATGTCTTATTTTATAAGTGATAGAACATGGAATATGAGTTCATGTATTAGTAAAGCGGTGATTgaacaatttaaagataaaaatgcccttttaaaataaataattcatGTATAACAACCTCCTCGTTGTTAATCACCGCATAACAATTCTTTCATTATTAATCCCGCCCAAAGAATCCCTGCATCATAATCCCCATATAACGAGTATGTGAACCAACACTACTGAGACTATGCTTTTCTTGAGTCGAAGGTGTATccgaaacagtctctctaccttcacaagttGGGAGTAATGt
The Nicotiana sylvestris chromosome 11, ASM39365v2, whole genome shotgun sequence DNA segment above includes these coding regions:
- the LOC104240684 gene encoding uncharacterized protein, whose translation is MDSTSKYSPFCLKWPWDVHNQNPKNPLPCTFETPWLFKPFKIIGSGVFNLIQNVSKAQPLSPEFHFQSNGGVGQNTTLKLMKKLTPADQAEAEQSALASALASGKEGTVIEFYSPKCRLCNSLVNFVNEVENRNSDWLNIVMADAENDQWLPELLHYDIKYVPCFVLLDKYGRALAKTGMPSSRLHVVAGISHLLKMKRPQHK